The Sphingobacteriales bacterium region CAGGGAAATCAAAAATGATATGATCCGCCAAAGCCAGAAATTTGAACTGGAAGGAAAAATGCTGGAAGCCAGAAGAATTGAAGAAAGAGTTAATCTCGATATGGAAATGATTAAGGAGCTGGGCTATTGCAATGGCATTGAAAACTATTCGAGATATTTCGACAGGAGAAAACCCGGAGAGCGTCCGTTTTGCCTGCTTGATTATTTTCCGGAAGATTATCTGATGATCATAGATGAAAGCCATGTAACCGTGCCTCAGGTGAGAGGGATGAGCCATGGCGACAGGGCACGAAAAACAGTATTGGTGGAATACGGGTTCCGGCTACCAGCCGCACTCGACAACCGTCCGCTAAGTCCGGATGAATTTGAAATGATGCAGCATCAGGTCATTTTTGTCAGTGCTACCCCCGGCCCTTATGAACTGCAGAAAACAGGAGGTGCAGTGGTTGAACAAATCGTCAGGCCTACCGGCCTTCTGGACCCCATGATTGAGGTACGGCCTATTCAGACTCAGATTCCTGACCTCCTTCACGAAATTGACGAAAGGGTTAAAAAAGGTGAGCGGATTCTGGTAACCACCTTGACAAAGAGAATGTCGGAAGAGCTGAGTAAATACCTGCTCAACATCAACGTCAATGCGCGTTATATCCACTCGGATATCGATACCATCGAAAGGATTGAAATTCTGAGAGACCTGAGACTGGGGAAATTTGATGTTCTGGTGGGTATTAACCTCCTTCGGGAAGGCCTTGATTTGCCGGAGGTTTCGCTGGTAGCCATTCTGGATGCAGACAAAGAGGGATTTCTAAGATCAGAAACATCGCTGACACAGGTAGCAGGAAGGGCTGCACGGAATGTAAACGGGAAGGTCATCATGTATGCAGATAAAATCACCGGCAGCATGCAGAGAACCATTAATGAAACCAACAGGAGAAGGGAGAAACAGTTGAAATACAATGAGAAACACCAAATAACACCACAATCCATTAAAAAGACAGTAGAAGAAATCATCAGGCAAACATCCATTGCAGATGCTTCAAAAGTTACACGTATTAATTATGATTTTACCGGGGAACAAATAAATATGGTAGCAGACCCTGTGGTCAATCTGATGAGTAAACCTCAGCTTGAAAATGCCATAAAAACAACAGAACAAAAAATGAAACAGGCAGCAAAGGAACTTGATTTTGTATTGGCTGCCCAATACAGAGATGAGCTTTTTGAACTTAAAAAACTGTTAAAAGAACGTTTTTAAAATAAAACTTCTTTCTCTCCGCCACCGGACAGCAAGCGAAACCGGATGTCCTTCACTTTTCACAAAAAAATCAAAAAAAAATGAAACTTTTTAACCAAAAGATATACTAATGTTGTATATTTGAAACACTAAACTGAATTAAAATTCGGGCATTTTGAATAAAAAAGCTGAAAATATTGGCAGCCTGATACTTCTGAAAAGAGAGTTACTTAAGCTATTAACAAAAAATACTTTACCTTGTTTTTTGTCGCTAATAAAATTCCCGGATAGTATTATTTCGGTTTTTGTTTTATGCATAACATTGGTTATCAAAATTTTAGTTGATTATAAACTAATGTAACTATGGAAAAATTCAAAATTTATCTGTTAAAATTTCTGCTGGTTGCAGGAATTTTATTCTTAGAAAATAAAACCTATGGTGCCTGGATTTCTGGCGGAGACCTGACATGGACAGCCCTCGGAAAAGACAGTTTTCTTATCCAGCTGAACCTTTATATAGATTGTAATTCTTCAAATCCTCCACCCGCATCAATCACAGTCAAATGTGTTTCTACCGGAGTTACCATTACAACCCTAACGATATCTAATCCCACACCTGTTGACATCACAAATGTTTGTGCCAATTCATGTACAAAATGCCAGTCTATTATTTGTTCATATCCTTACGGTGTTAACAAATATTCTTATACCAAACTCCTTGTCATCAATTCCACCAGTTGTTGTGAATTAAGCCTTCAATATTCAGTCTGCTGCCGGACCAGTTCTCTGACAACTGGGGGAGCAGATGAATCCTTTTTCCTGACTGCCATGCTAAACAGATGTTATGCTGCGGATAACAGTTCGCCTCAGTTTAACAGTGATCCGGTTAGCATAATTTGTGTTGGAGAAGATGTAACACTGGATTTCGGTGCAAAAGACTCTGACAAAGATTCCAACGGAAAACCCAGTGACACCTTATATTATGAACTGACCAAACCAATGACAAGCGCCACCGGTTATATTACCTATTCAGGACAATATAGTTATGATAAGCCTCTGTTTTTCTGGGGATTTCCTACTGCGAACCTGCCAAGTCCGAGAGGTTTTCATCTCGACAAAGAAACAGGGATAATAACATTCAAATCTATGAAAGCTGAACAGGGCATTGTCGCCATTAAAATCCATGAATTCCGTAAAATTAACGGTCAATATGTGAAAATTGGAGAAGTGACGAGAGACACACGAATTATTATTACAAGTTGTCCCACTAATGCAACTCCGGTCCTTTCCGGCCCGTATTACAAAGAAGTATGTGCCGGAGATACAATTACTTTTACCATTAAAGCCACGGATGTTAATACACAGGACACCGTTACCATCGAATGGTCGAATAATATTTCCGGAGCCAGCTGGACATCTAACAACGGATTGGTACGAGAACCGACCGGTATTTTTAAATGGGTGCCATCCATCGACAACATCAGCGCTATACCCTATGTGTTTTACGTAACAGCAAGCGATAATTTTTGTCCCCTGAATGCCTCATTGACAAAAAGTTATCAGATACTGGTAAAACCCGGACCAAAAATAGTTACCTATAAAGACAGTATCTCTCAATGTAATTTTCATCATTTCAGTATTAATGAAGCGATGCCTTCTTTCACTTACCGGTGGTCTTTCGGAAACTCAAATCAGGTGAAAATGTCTGGAGATAAAGTAACCTATTATTGCGACAGAAACGGGAATATCCCTTTCACGCTGGAGGTTAGTTCCATGGGATGCGACACTACCACTTATTTTGATTCTGTAAAAAACGGGCAGTTTTTAACAATCAGTCCCATTTCTGATTATGTTCTTTGTTACAATGATTCTGCCTTGATTGAACCGATAATCTCGAACAATTCCGGAAAAACAAGTTTTTACTGGAACACTGGAGACACCCTGAACAAACTGACTTTCAAAGCTGTCAAAGACTCGGTAATCATTCTTCAGGTCAGCGATACGGCAGGATGTCTGGCTTTGGATACCATTAATTTTAAAGTCAATCCCCTGACAAACATCGAACTTGATGAACACCTGCTGATCTGTGGCAATTCTTCTGTGGAAATTTCCCCGAAATTTACAGGTGGCAGCTATCAGATTTCTGATATTTCATTTTTCGACAATACCAACCAGTTGATAGCAAAAG contains the following coding sequences:
- the uvrB gene encoding excinuclease ABC subunit UvrB gives rise to the protein MKFKLHASYQPQGDQPEAIEQLVNGIKNGEKYQVLLGVTGSGKTFTIANVIQQVNMPVLVLSHNKTLVAQLYGEFKQFFPENAVEYFVSYYDYYQPEAYLPATNTYIEKDLSINAEIEKLRLRATSSLLSGRRDIIVVASVSCIYGIGNPETFRNATIHVFQGQLIDRKYLLMQLINGLYSRTSAELNNGTFRVSGETIDIFPTYSDVAYRLIFFDQKLEQIQMIDPKTGHKIEKLESLMIYPANLFVTPPETMQIALREIKNDMIRQSQKFELEGKMLEARRIEERVNLDMEMIKELGYCNGIENYSRYFDRRKPGERPFCLLDYFPEDYLMIIDESHVTVPQVRGMSHGDRARKTVLVEYGFRLPAALDNRPLSPDEFEMMQHQVIFVSATPGPYELQKTGGAVVEQIVRPTGLLDPMIEVRPIQTQIPDLLHEIDERVKKGERILVTTLTKRMSEELSKYLLNINVNARYIHSDIDTIERIEILRDLRLGKFDVLVGINLLREGLDLPEVSLVAILDADKEGFLRSETSLTQVAGRAARNVNGKVIMYADKITGSMQRTINETNRRREKQLKYNEKHQITPQSIKKTVEEIIRQTSIADASKVTRINYDFTGEQINMVADPVVNLMSKPQLENAIKTTEQKMKQAAKELDFVLAAQYRDELFELKKLLKERF
- a CDS encoding PKD domain-containing protein; amino-acid sequence: MEKFKIYLLKFLLVAGILFLENKTYGAWISGGDLTWTALGKDSFLIQLNLYIDCNSSNPPPASITVKCVSTGVTITTLTISNPTPVDITNVCANSCTKCQSIICSYPYGVNKYSYTKLLVINSTSCCELSLQYSVCCRTSSLTTGGADESFFLTAMLNRCYAADNSSPQFNSDPVSIICVGEDVTLDFGAKDSDKDSNGKPSDTLYYELTKPMTSATGYITYSGQYSYDKPLFFWGFPTANLPSPRGFHLDKETGIITFKSMKAEQGIVAIKIHEFRKINGQYVKIGEVTRDTRIIITSCPTNATPVLSGPYYKEVCAGDTITFTIKATDVNTQDTVTIEWSNNISGASWTSNNGLVREPTGIFKWVPSIDNISAIPYVFYVTASDNFCPLNASLTKSYQILVKPGPKIVTYKDSISQCNFHHFSINEAMPSFTYRWSFGNSNQVKMSGDKVTYYCDRNGNIPFTLEVSSMGCDTTTYFDSVKNGQFLTISPISDYVLCYNDSALIEPIISNNSGKTSFYWNTGDTLNKLTFKAVKDSVIILQVSDTAGCLALDTINFKVNPLTNIELDEHLLICGNSSVEISPKFTGGSYQISDISFFDNTNQLIAKGKNHITVTDSGKYKCVVINDYQCPTTAFTNVHKHPEVIANAQNKLICPQENTTLQAMPTGSKTPAVIYQWYNTENGNLIGTQQQLNLTTEKDLLLKLVVKEFAFSKVCDDSMNVKVSVKKPAIQLNLPDYLCKYDSLIDIRNFIDTALGTISSSQPNIVNQFFYHPSSVTGNSDSLIFTLTDYQTGCTFEKKNKVNLLQLPIINILTQYGKYEFCPGYGNIAIIASPTGGKYGGKWYGPIEPGNYFNANRPFGTYQLVYEYRDNDGCLNRDTMNLKVANPEINIDKTNSYICSGQVYQANASYHYASRMKWIIPDSSDGFLQNSVYQTTNVYYPGPGDRNRHGFWLKAMTNDPFCVNNYDSVFVYIAAVPKASFTSNVTNGAPPLEVTFSDLSAIDYDQISEYLWNFGDGNSSTLRNPVHTYLDTGYFDVSLKITSDYGCQDSVVKKKMISVYVVSVPENTLYKPRVYPNPSHDKIMIETKGIEIEKAELTNILGIKIREYNLIRQPNFEIERGKLPPGAYLLKIFDTEGNTSVFNIIFH